From Saccopteryx leptura isolate mSacLep1 chromosome 3, mSacLep1_pri_phased_curated, whole genome shotgun sequence, one genomic window encodes:
- the PPP1R16A gene encoding protein phosphatase 1 regulatory subunit 16A yields MAEHLELLAEMPVVGRMSTQERLKHAQKRRAQQVKMWAQAEKEAQGRKGHRERAQKEAAVGKPQKRVLFPASVTLLEAAARNDLEEVRQFLKSGVSPDLANEDGLTALHQSCIDDFQEMVQQLLEAGATVNARDSECWTPLHAAATCGHLHLVELLIARGADLLAVNTDGNMPYDLCEDEPTLDCLETAMANRGITQDDIEEARALPELHMLEDIHGLLHTGADLNAPGDHGATLLHIASANGFSEAAALLLEHRASLGAKDHDGWEPLHAASYWGQVHLVELLVAHGADLNGKSLMEETPLDVCGDEEVRAKLLELKHKHDALLRAQGRQRSLLRRRTSSAGSRGKVVRRVSLTQRTSLYRKEHAQEAIVWQQPPPTNPEPPEEDEDGQTDTELGPQPLEEDSEVSRTHNGRVGGPPGRHLYSKRLDRSVSYQLSPLESAAPDTLGQASAHHTLAELKRQRAAAKLQRSAPDGPETPRSGLPADTETPQPDGGSRAGGEPPLLKLTAPSEEAPLEKRPCCLLM; encoded by the exons ATGGCCGAGCACCTGGAACTGCTGGCAGAGATGCCCGTGGTGGGCAGGATGAGCACGCAGGAGCGGCTGAAGCATGCCCAGAAGCGCCGTGCCCAGCAGGTGAAGATGTGGGCCCAGGCTGAGAAGGAGGCCCAGGGAAGAAAGGGCCACAGGGAGCGGGCACAGAAGGAGGCGGCTGTTGGTAAGCCGCAGAAGCGGGTCCTCTTCCCTGCGAGCGTCACGCTTCTTGAGGCTGCTGCCCGCAATGACCTGGAAGAAG TCCGCCAGTTCCTTAAGAGCGGGGTCAGCCCTGACCTGGCCAACGAGGATGGCCTGACCGCCCTGCACCAG AGCTGCATCGACGACTTCCAGGAGATGGTGCAGCAGCTGCTGGAGGCTGGGGCCACCGTCAATGCCCGCGACAGTGAGTGCTGGACACCCCTGCATGCCGCGGCCACCTGCGGCCACCTGCACCTGGTGGAGCTGCTCATTGCCCG TGGTGCTGACCTCTTGGCGGTCAACACCGATGGGAACATGCCCTATGACCTGTGTGAGGACGAGCCGACACTAGACTGCCTTGAGACCGCCATGGCCAACCGCG GCATCACCCAGGACGACATCGAGGAGGCCCGGGCCTTGCCCGAGCTGCACATGCTGGAGGACATCCACGGCCTGCTGCACACAGGGGCTGACCTCAATGCCCCCGGGGACCACGGGGCCACACTG CTACACATCGCCTCTGCCAACGGGTTCAGTGAGGCGGCTGCACTGCTGCTGGAGCACCGGGCCAGCTTGGGTGCCAAGGACCACGACGGCTGGGAGCCCCTGCACGCTGCGTCCTACTGGGGCCAG GTGCACCTGGTGGAGCTGCTTGTGGCACACGGCGCTGACCTCAACGGGAAGTCCCTGATGGAAGAGACACCTCTCG ACGTGTGTGGGGACGAGGAGGTGCGGGCCAAGCTGCTGGAGCTGAAGCACAAGCACGACGCACTCCTGCGCGCCCAAGGCCGCCAGCGCTCCCTGCTGCGCCGCCGCACCTCCAGCGCCGGCAGCCGGGG aAAGGTGGTAAGGCGAGTGAGCCTGACCCAGCGCACCAGCCTGTACCGCAAGGAGCATGCCCAGGAGGCCATCGTGTGGCAACAGCCGCCTCCCACCAACCCAGAGCCCCCTGAGGAGGATGAGGATGGCCAAACAGACACTGAGCTCGGGCCCCAGCCCCTTGAG GAGGACTCCGAGGTGTCCAGGACACATAATGGTCGAGTGGGGGGCCCCCCAGGCCGGCACTTGTACTCCAAGAGGCTGGACCGAAGTGTCTCCTACCAGCTGAGCCCCCTGGAGAGCGCGGCGCCCGACACCCTGGGCCAGGCCTCGGCGCACCACACCCTGGCGGAGCTCAAGCGCCAGCGAGCGGCTGCTAAGCTGCAGCGCTCTGCGCCAGACGGGCCCGAGACCCCCAGGTCTGGTCTGCCGGCAGACACTGAGACTCCCCAGCCCGACGGTGGCTCCAGGGCTGGTGGAGAACCACCACTGCTCAAGCTCACAGCTCCCTCCGAGGAGGCCCCCCTGGAGAAGAGGCCGTGCTGCCTGCTCATGTGA